The nucleotide sequence CATTAACCTTATGAGGGACTCGTTTAGGAGGGAAGGCTTCAATGGAAATGGTTTGACTGTGCTTTCAATCTGCGATAGCATCCATTTTGTAGTTTGTTCTGTGAAGATTTACCCCCAGTTCTCTTCTTTTGCAGCACAAACGGTGGGTAACATTGACCCTGGAACTGCAGGAAGTGCTCATGCTAGTGGTACACAAAGCCAGGAAAGCCAGCCTGGTTCAACTTCTGCACATCATGTACTTCCTACTGCAGCATTGCTAGCTGAAACCATGCACTCTACTAGACAACTTCTTGTTGACCTGGCTGGAGAATTGCTATCTGTAAGTTGCATCTTTCAAAGCCTTCTGGGTTTCAAGTAGCTGATGCAAAATGCTAGTAGTCCTTATCATTTTAGCAAGCTGTTTTTGTTTATTCTTGTTCAGCTGAGAATGCCGTTTATTTAGTTCTTTGCCTATTCCCTTTGATAGCGGACCTCAGATATTTTCGTCATTATATATTTTAAATTCTAGCTATTCAAATGATGCCATGTTGGTATACCCGGTTTTATTATTTTAATTGGATAATGAGCTGTACAAAAGATTTTATGTTTATAGTGAGTAACCTATTTAGCTACAAAACTGAATTTGACGTTAGAATGTGTTAACTTCAACGCGGCGTCAAAATGAATTAATGTATTGTGTGTTATGATGTGGCACTTCAATATGAATAAAGGGCTGAATTAATGTATCGTGTGTTATGATGTGTCTAAGGATTCCGGTATGAAAATTTTGTATTTGGCTGATACAGGTTTACTTGTTGATTCAGTTTGCTGTTTATATATTAAGTTACTGTAATTATCAATTTTTACATCACTTACCTGTGTTTGAAGTCCGGAATTTGAAATCGTGTTATCATTCTAGCAACTCTCGACGCAATTGGGAGATCTTGGGAATGTAAGTGACTCCACAACACGGAGGAACCTTCAACAGAGTGCAATGAGACAAGGTGTTCTCCTCCAGAGTCTTGGTTCATTACTTCTAGAACTTGGTCGCACCACAATGATGCTTCGTATCAATCCCGCACCTGTAGGTTTCTGTGACAACTATGTTTACCTCATTTCAGATTGGAAACGATTTTGTTTTTGTACTTCTGCACTGACCCATTTACTATTTTCAGTCAGAAGCGGTTGTAAATTCTGGACCGGCTGTTTTTATTTCTCCATCTGGGCCAAACCCTCTAATGGTTCCTGTGAGTTTTTAAATCTTAATTTAGAATCAATAAATAGAGAAGGCATGTATCCTGTTTATCCATTTGCTAACTAATTTCTGTCCAGCCTGTTCCGTTTTTTCCAGGACCAAGATCTGTCCAAATGGGTCAGATGTTTTCTAGTCTTGGTTCACAAGGCTCTGTTCTACACCCAAGAGATGCTGATGTCCATATCCGTACAAGTGAGTAATGCTTTCCTCTGTTGATTCAGTTTTCCTTTTGGAGCATTATCGGTGTGTGAATTTCATTTTTTGCTTTGTTATGTACCGAAGGTCTGTTCAGCTATCATCATACCTTAAGTTAGTTAATGGTGGAACTATGGAAACACGAGTTCTGAGAGTCGAGTAGTGTTGATATTGTGTAGACTGGAGTCCTAACTTAGCAGACTGAGTAATCAGTACATGTAGGGTGAATGTGTCAGTTAAAAGTTTCATTTGTCACAACCTCTAGCTTGAATTACCAAATTGTTGTAAGAGCCAGTTTAGAAGTGCAGATCGGGGGTGGTTTAGATCTGATGTCTTATCTGGTATATTATCAATCAGAACATGCAGGGTGGGCGTGTTGATTCAGAGTTAGATCTAAGAATTCATGACGCTTGCTTTTAGCAATTTATGGGGGTATGCTAAACTTGATGCAGTTAGTAAGCACGGATTGGGATCTGGTTTTATCAATTTAGGCCCCGTTCGGTTTACAGGATTTGCGGCCATTCCAAAGGAAAGCTAGCTTGTACAGGATTTCTTTCCTTTTACCTGTTCGGTTCAGAGGAAGGCTGCAAAACATTCCAGAGGAAAGCATTGCTAGGCATGCAGATTTCACAGGCTTGGGCAAATCCACCCGGAGCACATTTTTGGGCGGAGTCCCGAGGCAAACAGAGCAGTTGCACTGTGTGGTAGCATAAAATATTCAAGCAAAAGTACGGTGCTGAACTAGTAGCCTAGTAAAATATTGGGTTAGCTACTGTTCATTACTCTAGCCGTTCTGTGTTTTTGTGAGCCATCCGAACGCAAGTCCTAGCTCCTATCCCTTGTTTCTCTTTTCCACAGTTTTCCACTATTCACTCAATCCAATTCCTGCACAGTttgtttttcctttgttttttatgCCTGCACACCGAACGGAGCCTTATGGTTTTATACTAAACTTTGTGCCAGATGCAAGCATATATTGGGATTGGGAATTATTTAGAGCTGAGGTAGTATTGTCATATTAAATAGACCAGAACAAGCAGAATAGGGGGTGTCAATTTAAAGTTAAATAATTGAATCAGGAGAGAGTTTTTTCTGTCCGTGGCTTGTGATTTCCCTCCACTATTTCTGATATAAATACTTATCTCTTTTGCATATGTTGTATGGGTCTCTCTTCCGGTTTGACttgaaagaataaataaataattgATGCATCTGGGATAACTGCCTGGCGTGTTCATTTTCCTTCTGTTGTTACTTTGGTTGATGATAATGGTTAAATGCCAGTCTTTTTGGATGTTAGGTGGGTCTGTGCCTGTAGCCAGTACTAACCCAAGTGAATCGGTTGGGGCACAGCAAGCACAAGAACATACAGATAGAACTGGCAATGCTTCACATTCAAACGCTAGAGGAGCATTTGCACGAGTTGCAGGTGGTGCTCCTTTTGCTGTTGGGTCTGGAGTTAGACTATTGCCACTTAGGACAGTTGGTGCTGTGCCTGCTGGCATCAGTCGCTCTCCATCGGGTTCTTCTAGTGGAGGAGTTGGTGTTATCATTCCAATGATCACCAGAGTTCATCAAAGAGTAAATTCTAATGGTAGCGGTGCACGAAATGGTCAAACTCCAAATGAACCTCATAGTGACACCCATGCTAATCTGCAACCGAATCCTCAGCCATCTCAAGCACATGAAGCAGGTGAAtgagtttcctcacttcatctgtgttgttttcgTCCTTTTCAATTGTTGTGCTATTTGTTCTTTAATAAATCTGTAGTTTCTATTAGGGGTTTAATCTGGTTGGGTGGAGCCATATTCTAGGAGCTCAATTTATGCTATTGAAAATTTGTTCTCTAGCAGACTCACGACTAATGCGATCCTGAATCCGGGTCCTGTCAATGCCCACTGATCCTCATACCTTGTTGGATTTGGACAGTTCTTTTTTTGAGAAGATATTTGGACAGTTTTTGTTGGCTGCAGCTCGGATTCGGATCATAGTTCTCATCGATTCGAATAATATAGTGAAGGCGGAGGATGCTAAAGGGATATGGGTGCCATGTCGATGGTAACAACTGCCATCAAATGAAGTCTGTCCCATAGGTTTGACATTATGGGTGTGCTTGTTAGCCTGTTCACTGTGACAGACCAACAAGTTGCTTTTTTTTTTCTTGAGTAATATCATGGCGTGGTCACTTTGCTTTCTGTATGTGAACTTATGTTCATACATGTGCCGAATATTGCAGGTAGAAATGTTTACACAAAAACGCTTACAGTTGTTTCTAGTTTCTACCCTGAACCAATAtctgtaaaataaaataaaatgctagAACATTCCCCCCGTAAAGAGATCAAACCGATGGTTTTGTAAAAAAATTCTGACAAAAAACTGACATTACCATATGTATGTCCATATATATGATTTTTAAGAAGCAAATGCTGTTAGGATATGAGAGGGCAATATCTGACTTAATCTGATTAGTTTCTACCTGAGTTTTGCATGCCACTCCTTGATGATTCTTCATTCAGTATTCTGGTCCACATGTTGACCTTTTGGTGTTTGGAAAGACAAGGCTGAACATGAATGGATTTTGTTTTAGGTAATCTGGGACATCCGGTCGAGGTCAATGTGGGGAACACTTCGCAGGCTTCCCATGGTCAGCAGAATGGCCAGGGTCCTTTTTCTCAGTTGATGGACAGTCTGCAGTGGATTGGATCACTGTTTTCTGGAGAAAATCCCCCAGCAAATGGTACAAGTCAGCATGCACCAGCGGCTTCTGCTGAGCCGGTAGATGCTAGAAACCATGTAGTACCTGAAGCTTCAGTTGCCAGCGACGAGGGGATACGCTTTGCTAATTTGGTCAGGCAAATTATGCCACATATCTCCCAGGTTGAAAACCAGCCTCAAAGCACCCCAGCAGACACCAGCAGTACTCCTTCACAGGCAAATGCAATCCCTATTTCTGTAAGTAACTTCAGAAATAACATGGAGTTATTGGTAGATGTATCGTAACATTGAGTACTGAATGCAGGCTGCTGTGCCCGAGAGCGCAAACGGTTCAAGGGATGGGCCAAGTGATTCCAGGAATTCACGTCAACATAGCCGCGACCCAGTTGATGGGCCTAATTCTAAAAGGCAAAGGTACATTGCACGTCTCACGCATGTTTATCTATCTTCTTATGATGATAATTATTGATGTTTCATGAGATCGATTTGTTTCATCTATTCAAGGAATGATTTCCCTCGTAATTGGCCTTGAAATATCTGTGGACTAATCATTTGACCTGTGTTGGCCATTTGTTTTTGCAGAATGAGTGAGTGATTCAGGTGGGCTTGTTATTGTTGGGTGGGCGCTGCTTTTGCAGTCTGAGCTGAGAAAATTTTCCAGTTGCTGCTACACCAGAGAATTAATGATGATGATACCGTGAGTCATAATCTTATTGAGACAAGTGGAATTGTTTCTGAGTGTATAGTCGAGCCTTGGGATGTTAGGCGGTTCATAACCTGTGCTATTCCTTCTTTGCACAGCAGTGTCTGTAATCCTTTTTACTTTTTTGATGGAGCATAAGATGTTTTGCAAACTGGTACCCATCTCCAATATGTGGAAGTCAATTATATTTGGGGTGGAAATATCCGTGCGGTTAATCAAGCCTGGCTTGGTGCTTGTTGCAGTAGAGCCCATTTTTCTGTCACTTGTTGCTGTAGATCATCCTCGTTCTGGTCAGTTCAGGGGGTAAGGAAAATGCATGTAGCATGTTGCTTGAAAGGCTCTTCCTGTGCACGTATGGTTAGGGCATCTACAACCTGAGTTGGCAAATCTGGGCTCTATACATCCGTGGATGCCCTCAAATTATCACAGAAAAAAGTACATAGTCCTAACATAGTTCAATCATAAAATTTGTTCATAGTGAATAATTGATACGCCCTCAAATTATCACAGAAAAAAGTACAGTCCTAACATAGTTCAATCATAAAAATTGTTCATAGTGAATAATTGATACATAAAACACATAGGTGATTTTCAGCATGGATACACATATGATCCACAAGATCATTGAGAAGTTGCATATGCACATGTTGATCTTGAAGTTGTCAATGCACCTTAAGAAAGTTGGTAATATGCTTTGTCTCTTGTTCCGAGAAGCGGACCTAAACACCGGGCTTCTCAAAATCATGCCCTTCACCCTTGTCCTTGACAATCATGTTGTGCAAAGATTACAAAACATGTCATGAGCTGTCAATGTGTCCTCGCttcccacatcattgcagctcCATGAACAATACTCCAACGAACTTGGAGCACTCTGAGTGCCCTCTTCATATCTTGCTTACCACCTTCTTGGGCTTGTGCAAAGAGTCATTATTTCCTAACATGAGGATCCAATATAGTGCCCTCTCCACATCCCTTTTACCACCTTCTTGGGCTTGTGCGGAGAGTCATTGTTTGCTAACACGAGGATCCGATATAGGAGAGCTCCTATGCGCCGTTCGCTGCAGCGAATTATCGAGCGGACGCACAGGCGCgtccagctgggccggcccattcgcgcAACGCAGTGAAAAAATCCCAAAAAATTATGCTGGAGAGAGGGATCAAAACAGGGACCTCCATCTTTGTATGCACGAGCTAACCATAGCGATAGACAAGCTTTCTTGGTTTGCTATGGCGTGCGGAGCTAAATGTAATGGAGACCCAAACATTTTCTCAAATTCCTAACGCAAAAATTATTTTGAAAAGGTGTTTCTTAAAAAGAGAACACTTTCCAAATTTTAGAAGAAAAACTAAAAggcatgaagaaatttttgataaactgaacactttttaaaatccctaacattttttgaatttagggaacaaaattttgaaatcgaGAAGAAAATTTGAACATGAATTATTTTTAAAGCACGGACATTTttttaatcttgagaacaaattttgaaacggagaacaaattTGTAAGTGTGGAAatttgagaacaaaatttgaacatgaacattttttaaagcacgaacattttttaatcttgagaagaaaatttgaaacagagaacaaatttggaagcgtggatttttttaaagcatgaacattttttttgaatgttgagaacaaattttgaaacatagaataaatttggaagcgtgaacaatttcttaaagcacggacattttttgaatattgagaataaattttgaaacagagaacaaatttgaaaaatcCCGAATATATTTGGaagtgcaaacattttttgaaaacctgaACAAAAAAGTTGAAGTCTGGTACATTATATTAATTTCGAAAATTTTGCACTTTTTTGTGTAACGAGAACAATTTTCGAATTTtgagaacaatttttaaaaaactGACCATTTTACGGAAAggcaaacaaaatttgaatattttgaaaaaaggagagaaaagaaaaaggaaatgaaatAATAAACCAAAGAAAGATAACAAAcagaaaaaacgaaaaagaaaaaaaaggaaacagAAAGTAATTTGAAAATCTGAAGAACAAAAAGGAAAtagaaagagaagaaaaggaattgaaaaaatgaaataaagaaacagaaaaacaaagaaagaagaaaaaaagagaaagaaaaaaaaacagtgaaaaaccggttcaagaaccttctggaaggttcccaaaactggtCAGGAACCTTCCAGAAAGTACCTACTGTAGCGCgcgtagttgggccggcccatctggATCGCTAGGTCACTCGGCTCTGTGCGTTTGCTCGACAATCTGCCGCAATGAGCGTCCGCTAGGATATTCCCCGATATAGTGCTCTCTTGATATCCTTTTTACCACCTTCTTGGGCTTGTGCGAAGAATCATTGTTTCTTAACATGAGGATCCGATATAGTCTTCACAAACGCcacccactgaggatagataccgtcggCATGGTAGTACCCCATGTTGTAGTTGTGCCCATTGACGGTGTAGTTGCATGGCGGAGCTTCCCCATCGTTGGAGCACATTGATGTTATTGTTAGAATCAGGTGTGTCAAAGGAAGAATGTCAAAATCCGTAAGTCCTTCGACGCCACTGTTTCAAGTATGATGATGGCTTCTTTGGCGTGACCTTGGTACAACCCACATAAATCTTTTGTGCAGTTCTTTCATTGCCAGTGCATGCAATCAACTGAACCGAGCATACCTGAGAATCCTCATGTTGCTTCAATTGCCAACAATTTTTTCCATGTCCTCCCAGTTGGCTCCCTTAGGCACTCTGGCCCAAACACCTTCACCAAAAGTGCGTACAAATTGCACCATGTTGTTCAAGACCGTGGTCCCTCCCATCCGGATTTCAGTTGCCTTACCATAAGCAAGCATCCTAAGAGCAGCCGTGCATTTCCGCATCAGAGAGAAATAACATTTTTCGCAACAATCGTTCCTCAACTTGAAGTTTCCATCAACCTTCTCCATGGCAGTGACTATGCGCAAGAACAAATCTCCGCTCACCCGGAAGTGCACCAAAAAACCCTTCATGGTATGTTGGGCCTAGTGTGAAGTAGTCCGTGTACAGAAGCCATGGGCCAGTGATGCTATCCCGGGGAATAACTCTTCGGACCTTTATCAAACCCTTGAAGTTCAATATGTGCTCCTCTTCTCTATTTCTTATtggatgctcatcatcatcatcatcatcatcattttagCATCTTCATCGTCTGAATCTGACGATCCAATGAACTTTCTGTATATGAATTCATCAAGGTTCGTGTTTCCATAGCCATCATTCGACAAATCCATTGGTGACCTACAAATGACCAAAAgaataaaaaaactactcaaacaTTTCATTGAACATATAGAGCACAAGGTGTATATCCAAAGGAGTTGGACGTACCAAGGCGGCGTCCGATGTTGGCGACCTTGTCTGGTAGCGGGATGGTTGGCGGAGTTGTGGGTTGGGCCCTCCGGTGGCGGCACTATGGGTCAGGTACGAAGAGGTATCAACAATGGTGGTGGAGCTATGGTGGCATGCTGGGCAAGGAGGGGGACATCTTCAAGCAATTTGGCATGGGCCCTTGCAGCCAGTCCTATGTGGCAAATGCGCCCGTGCGTCCCCATATCCGCCCCACATATGGGCTGGGTATGGGGATTGTCGGTCAACCCAGACGTTTGTGCTAGATTGTCCGGTCCAGTTGGGTGGCGTTTTACTATTCGAGCAGTGATCGGGCAGTCTGCCCGTACATTTGGGGCAGATATGGAGCGTCCGGGTGTAGATGCTCTTACCAAGCTGAAACGAATACACCAGTTATCCCTTCGATTTCAGTAGTACCAGGAATTTAGTGCGACCAGTAGCCAAACTTTGGGTGGGCACTTTCAAACTGAACTGAGTGGCGTACCATGCAGCGCTCTCCTTTCTCCCCCTCCCATGCCCTCATGGCCAGTGGCGATTGTATGTATGAGCTGTGAGCCCACACCTTCTTCTAGGACAAACATGCTAAAATTATTGTAAAGTTACTATACACTATGAAGAAAATAATGCAAAAAATTAACAATGACCCCATAGGTTCTTCCGGCTGGCTTCGCCACTTCTCAAGGCGACTGAGCCCACGCTATTGGAATCACCCTGCATGGTATACATCACTCCCCTCGCCTCCCTGTCTCGGTCTCCCCTCGGTAACAGACCGCGGGTGTAAGATCACACGTACATTGTATGTAGGCATGGTTGGTGAAAACGATTTTGAGGGAGGGTGGCCTCCTTGGAGGGCCTTGACCTCCAATTCCACCCATTGTTCTTGTATGTTTGGGGCCAAAGCCATCTAATTACAAGGTTTGTGTTTGTATCAAAGGGCTGCCATGATTGGCTAGATCGCTAGAGTCTGGCTGACCTTTGCAAAGATGATGTGTTTGTGGATGGGGTGCTGCTATGAAGGATCGAAGATGCGCTACACATCGACTAGAGGGTGTGTGTGTGAATAGGAGACtaacaaattttaaacttttcttAGTTGCTTTTAGAGGCTAGTATGAAAATATACGATGCATTATAACAAGATAACAAGCTAGATATGGCAACTAAGCAAGCAAGTAATAACATCAAGTAAAGCTAGGGAGAGACAACTGAATATGATGGAGAGATCCAGAATTCACACTCTAGGGGGGGGGTGCTAATCTTCATTCGAGAGGTGTGGAACAACAAATGCTCCCACAACAATTAATATCTCACGTAAGTCTTCGATAACCTTGGTTAATGAATGGCCCAGTTCCCTCTCACTAGGCATAATTCTTCAGGAGAGATCCCCTTACAAATGAGCCCAGGGGACAACCACACAACTTGAAAGCTCATGGGAGACACAAACCGTCTTGGGTTTTGCAcaaacccaagagtaacaaaattcATGAAGGATTCTGCGAGGAATCGACAAACTCAAGTTTTGCTTTGGTGGAGTTGTAGATCAGGATCTCTTGCTCTACCTAAAGTTATAGGTAGAATGGAGGGATATCTCAAGCGTTTTAAGGGTAGAAAAATGATGGAGAGAGTGTTGGAGTCATCCCCTTTTTCATGGAGAAGGGGGCCCCACTTAAAAACTGCCCCTTATGATGTTGTCTAGAAATCTTAGAGGGTTCGAGACACCATGGAGGGTCCGGTTAGTTGGAGGGTCCTAGGGGAGTCCGTGCGAAACCAGAGGTTTCTTCTTCCAGCTAGAGGTGCCTCATATATCACTCGAATGTGCCTCATATATCACTCAAAGGGCCTGAGAGGCTAGAAGTTCCGAGACACCTTGGAGTCTTCGACCCAGGGACAGAGGCAAACATGTCAACTCGGATACCACACGGAGGGTTCGAGGTGGGTCCCAGGCTCACGGGAGAGCAAACATAAGGGCACTTTTAaggggctctctctctctctcacacacacacaaaggtGTGGGTGGTTTTGGCTTATCTTTGGCTCACCAATTCCCATACATCAATCCATCTTGTATCCCCTCTTTATAGTACGGCATACCTATGGCTCAAAACGAGAAATCCTCTGTAGGAAATTGATGTGCCATGTTCTTTTATTCTTTAGCTTAGGGGATCACCGACCAACTTTATGGTTCTtttaaaagtgtgtgtgtgtgtgttgtataATCACTCAAAAAATCTTTAGTATTTTGAACATAGTGCCATTAACGCCAAAACCCTCATTAGGGACTAGATTTCTatttaatctcccccttttttgtggtTGTTGACAATATGCTTAGAACAATATAACAAAGGTACTATGATTAAGATCATCATTGGTTctagggatttttatttctgtgcccctggttccttagttctactcattc is from Triticum aestivum cultivar Chinese Spring chromosome 3A, IWGSC CS RefSeq v2.1, whole genome shotgun sequence and encodes:
- the LOC123060181 gene encoding ubiquitin-like domain-containing protein CIP73 isoform X1, which codes for MECNSSDVQMSHCAEGSETTIEIKIKTLDSQTYNLRVNKCVPMPLLKDKIATVTGVLSEQQRLICRGRVLKDDELLSAYHVEDGHTLHLVVRQPGQPAASGNAGNEASVSNSTRLHGRTVRSIVLEAVDLDQGSEFSSIAQILQSMLTSPQVQGGSAPSDTRPSEPMQSSFPNDVRVELDQQQASLHFPEAAVGSSMPNVIPDSVSTISQYINLMRDSFRREGFNGNAQTVGNIDPGTAGSAHASGTQSQESQPGSTSAHHVLPTAALLAETMHSTRQLLVDLAGELLSQLSTQLGDLGNVSDSTTRRNLQQSAMRQGVLLQSLGSLLLELGRTTMMLRINPAPSEAVVNSGPAVFISPSGPNPLMVPPVPFFPGPRSVQMGQMFSSLGSQGSVLHPRDADVHIRTSGSVPVASTNPSESVGAQQAQEHTDRTGNASHSNARGAFARVAGGAPFAVGSGVRLLPLRTVGAVPAGISRSPSGSSSGGVGVIIPMITRVHQRVNSNGSGARNGQTPNEPHSDTHANLQPNPQPSQAHEAGNLGHPVEVNVGNTSQASHGQQNGQGPFSQLMDSLQWIGSLFSGENPPANGTSQHAPAASAEPVDARNHVVPEASVASDEGIRFANLVRQIMPHISQVENQPQSTPADTSSTPSQANAIPISAAVPESANGSRDGPSDSRNSRQHSRDPVDGPNSKRQRMSE
- the LOC123060181 gene encoding ubiquitin-like domain-containing protein CIP73 isoform X2, which encodes MECNSSDVQMSHCAEGSETTIEIKIKTLDSQTYNLRVNKCVPMPLLKDKIATVTGVLSEQQRLICRGRVLKDDELLSAYHVEDGHTLHLVVRQPGQPAASGNAGNEASVSNSTRLHGRTVRSIVLEAVDLDQGSEFSSIAQILQSMLTSPQVQGGSAPSDTRPSEPMQSSFPNDVRVELDQQQASLHFPEAAVGSSMPNVIPDSVSTISQYINLMRDSFRREGFNGNAQTVGNIDPGTAGSAHASGTQSQESQPGSTSAHHVLPTAALLAETMHSTRQLLVDLAGELLSQLSTQLGDLGNVSDSTTRRNLQQSAMRQGVLLQSLGSLLLELGRTTMMLRINPAPSEAVVNSGPAVFISPSGPNPLMVPPVPFFPGPRSVQMGQMFSSLGSQGSVLHPRDADVHIRTSGSVPVASTNPSESVGAQQAQEHTDRTGNASHSNARGAFARVAGGAPFAVGSGVRLLPLRTVGAVPAGISRSPSGSSSGGVGVIIPMITRVHQRVNSNGSGARNGQTPNEPHSDTHANLQPNPQPSQAHEAGNLGHPVEVNVGNTSQASHGQQNGQGPFSQLMDSLQWIGSLFSGENPPANGTSQHAPAASAEPVDARNHVVPEASVASDEGIRFANLVRQIMPHISQVENQPQSTPADTSSTPSQAAVPESANGSRDGPSDSRNSRQHSRDPVDGPNSKRQRMSE
- the LOC123060181 gene encoding ubiquitin-like domain-containing protein CIP73 isoform X3; this translates as MECNSSDVQMSHCAEGSETTIEIKIKTLDSQTYNLRVNKCVPMPLLKDKIATVTGVLSEQQRLICRGRVLKDDELLSAYHVEDGHTLHLVVRQPGQPAASGNAGNEASVSNSTRLHGRTVRSIVLEAVDLDQGSEFSSIAQILQSMLTSPQVQGGSAPSDTRPSEPMQSSFPNDVRVELDQQQASLHFPEAAVGSSMPNVIPDSVSTISQYINLMRDSFRREGFNGNAQTVGNIDPGTAGSAHASGTQSQESQPGSTSAHHVLPTAALLAETMHSTRQLLVDLAGELLSQLSTQLGDLGNVSDSTTRRNLQQSAMRQGVLLQSLGSLLLELGRTTMMLRINPAPSEAVVNSGPAVFISPSGPNPLMVPPVPFFPGPRSVQMGQMFSSLGSQGSVLHPRDADVHIRTSNLGHPVEVNVGNTSQASHGQQNGQGPFSQLMDSLQWIGSLFSGENPPANGTSQHAPAASAEPVDARNHVVPEASVASDEGIRFANLVRQIMPHISQVENQPQSTPADTSSTPSQANAIPISAAVPESANGSRDGPSDSRNSRQHSRDPVDGPNSKRQRMSE